The Legionella sp. PATHC032 genome has a window encoding:
- the folE gene encoding GTP cyclohydrolase I FolE, whose translation MEKLYSSLLKELGEDINREGLKDTPGRAANALRYLTKGYNENLDEIINGALFDSDMSEMVIVKDIELYSLCEHHLLPFLGKCHVGYLPDGKVIGLSKIARIVDFYARRLQIQERLTGEIAHCIESITGARGVAVVVEAKHLCMMMRGVEKQNSVMTTSVMLGEMRNNSSCRLEFLNLIR comes from the coding sequence ATGGAAAAATTATATTCAAGTTTGCTTAAAGAGTTAGGCGAAGATATAAATCGTGAAGGATTGAAGGATACTCCTGGAAGAGCAGCTAATGCCTTACGTTATTTAACTAAAGGTTACAATGAGAACCTTGATGAAATCATTAACGGCGCTCTGTTTGATTCTGACATGAGTGAAATGGTTATCGTCAAGGACATAGAACTGTACTCATTATGCGAACATCACTTATTACCTTTTTTGGGTAAATGCCATGTTGGATATCTACCTGATGGCAAAGTAATAGGTTTATCCAAAATTGCTCGTATTGTAGATTTTTATGCGCGGAGACTGCAAATTCAAGAACGATTGACAGGCGAAATTGCTCATTGTATTGAATCCATTACCGGAGCTCGCGGTGTCGCCGTAGTAGTTGAAGCGAAACATCTTTGCATGATGATGCGTGGAGTCGAAAAACAAAACTCTGTCATGACTACTTCGGTTATGCTCGGTGAAATGCGTAACAATTCAAGCTGTCGTTTGGAATTCTTAAATTTAATTCGTTAA
- a CDS encoding HlyC/CorC family transporter, which yields MQLPLSTLLVLLFFLICLSAFFSGSEIGMMSINRYKLRHLVKSNDKQAIRVNSMLARPDKLLSVVLIGNTLANIVASTLATLIGQRFYGDAGVAIATALLTILILVFAEMTPKTLAAIYPQQVAFASSLPLSILQWIFSPLVHLISLISNGILRLFNISVKRMQKEMLTGEELRSVVHEAGGLMPVEHKSMLISLLDLEQATVEDIMVPKADIVGIDLDLPWIELLEQLETAQHTRLPVYHGSIDHLVGMIHVRNILNLALENKLDMENLLNSAEVPYFIPEATPLNIQILNFRKMKRRSCFVVDEYGDILGLVTMEDILEEIVGEFTTDIAALSRDITPQQDGSVIVDASITIRHLNRMMGWNLPLIGPRTLSGLIIEHLGYIPPPDSCLVIDHYHIEILRVSDNMIRGVKMIKVNKKRK from the coding sequence GTGCAACTCCCTCTTTCTACTTTATTGGTTTTATTATTTTTCCTAATTTGCCTGTCTGCTTTTTTTTCAGGTTCCGAAATTGGCATGATGTCTATCAATAGATATAAATTACGACACTTGGTAAAAAGCAATGATAAGCAAGCCATTCGGGTTAATTCCATGCTGGCTCGGCCTGATAAGCTATTAAGTGTGGTTTTAATTGGAAATACCTTGGCAAATATAGTGGCATCAACTCTAGCTACTTTAATCGGGCAACGGTTTTATGGAGATGCAGGAGTGGCTATAGCAACTGCCTTGTTGACCATACTGATCCTGGTTTTTGCAGAAATGACACCTAAAACTCTGGCTGCTATTTACCCTCAGCAAGTAGCATTTGCATCCTCATTGCCGTTGAGCATTTTACAATGGATTTTTTCTCCTTTGGTCCATTTAATCAGTTTGATTTCCAATGGCATCTTAAGATTATTTAATATATCGGTAAAACGGATGCAAAAGGAGATGCTAACTGGCGAAGAGTTGCGTTCAGTGGTTCATGAGGCAGGAGGCTTAATGCCTGTAGAGCATAAAAGTATGTTGATTAGTTTATTGGATCTGGAACAAGCAACTGTTGAAGACATCATGGTTCCCAAGGCTGATATTGTTGGGATTGATTTAGATTTACCCTGGATAGAGCTTTTAGAGCAATTGGAAACAGCACAACACACAAGATTACCAGTTTACCATGGTTCTATTGATCATTTGGTAGGGATGATCCACGTAAGAAATATTTTAAATTTAGCATTAGAAAATAAGTTGGATATGGAAAATTTATTAAATAGTGCTGAAGTTCCTTATTTTATTCCAGAGGCTACCCCATTAAACATACAAATCCTTAATTTCAGAAAAATGAAAAGAAGAAGTTGCTTTGTTGTGGATGAGTATGGCGATATTCTTGGGCTTGTAACGATGGAAGATATTCTTGAGGAAATAGTTGGTGAATTCACAACAGATATCGCTGCTCTAAGTCGTGATATTACTCCTCAGCAAGATGGGTCGGTCATAGTCGATGCCAGTATAACCATTCGCCATTTAAATCGTATGATGGGTTGGAACCTGCCTTTAATCGGACCAAGGACCTTAAGTGGCCTGATTATTGAGCATTTAGGATATATTCCACCTCCTGATTCTTGCCTGGTTATTGACCACTATCATATTGAAATATTAAGGGTCAGCGACAATATGATAAGAGGTGTAAAGATGATTAAGGTTAATAAAAAAAGAAAATAA
- a CDS encoding histidine triad nucleotide-binding protein → MNCLFCKIVQGEIPATIVFEDKNIMAFRDIRPQAPTHLLIIPKKHIATINDVNDDDSELLANILIRAKKLAQAEGLSEMGYRLVFNVNSGGGQEVYHIHLHLLGGRQMTWPPG, encoded by the coding sequence ATGAATTGTTTGTTTTGCAAAATTGTCCAAGGTGAAATCCCTGCAACAATAGTTTTTGAAGACAAAAATATAATGGCTTTTCGCGATATTAGACCTCAAGCACCAACACATTTATTGATTATACCCAAAAAGCATATTGCAACTATTAATGATGTAAACGATGATGATAGCGAACTTCTTGCTAATATTCTAATAAGAGCAAAAAAATTAGCACAGGCTGAAGGGCTAAGTGAAATGGGTTATAGATTGGTTTTTAATGTTAATTCTGGTGGGGGGCAGGAAGTTTACCACATTCATTTACATTTACTTGGCGGGCGTCAAATGACTTGGCCGCCAGGTTAG
- the ppa gene encoding inorganic diphosphatase: MSLMEIQSGRDVPNEVNVIIEIPMHGEPVKYEVDKKTGALFVDRFMTTAMFYPTNYGYIPNTLSEDGDPVDVLVITPVPLISGAVISCRAVGMLKMTDESGVDAKILAVPTTKLSKMYQSMQTYQDIPQHLLLSIEHFFKHYKDLEEGKWVKVEGWVGPEAAREEITSSINRYNHIKK; the protein is encoded by the coding sequence ATGAGTTTAATGGAAATTCAGAGCGGTCGTGATGTTCCAAATGAAGTGAATGTGATCATAGAAATTCCTATGCACGGTGAGCCTGTAAAGTATGAAGTTGATAAAAAAACTGGTGCTTTATTTGTAGATCGATTTATGACGACTGCCATGTTTTATCCAACAAATTATGGTTATATCCCGAATACTTTGTCAGAAGATGGGGATCCTGTAGATGTGTTGGTAATAACCCCTGTTCCGTTGATTAGTGGGGCTGTTATTTCATGTCGAGCAGTTGGCATGTTAAAAATGACAGATGAATCTGGAGTTGATGCGAAGATTTTGGCTGTTCCAACAACTAAATTAAGTAAAATGTATCAATCCATGCAAACTTACCAGGATATTCCTCAGCATTTATTATTATCTATCGAACATTTTTTTAAGCACTATAAAGACCTGGAAGAAGGCAAATGGGTCAAGGTAGAGGGCTGGGTAGGTCCAGAGGCCGCTCGAGAAGAAATAACATCCAGTATTAACCGTTATAATCACATAAAAAAATAA
- a CDS encoding winged helix-turn-helix domain-containing protein: protein MSQRHYLLFIDNEPVSEELKDYFEKFNLDIIQQKKLFPIHVEKGLPTAILINWSILKTEPEVIEQFYNMYPVPLIVINNKPDEESSIAMLEAGADDFMTKPIYPRELHARIGAISRRVIRAQQKVDHGKEVLMFANWRLYPASRQVFGENNEELQLSAGEYDLLLTFVQQPQRVLDREFLLQITKNTDLVPFDRRIDVQISRLRQKIEIDKKKPALIKTIRNGGYMFTARVVTLKESDATL, encoded by the coding sequence ATGTCACAACGCCACTATTTGCTATTTATTGATAATGAACCTGTCAGTGAAGAACTGAAAGATTATTTTGAAAAATTTAATCTTGATATTATTCAACAAAAGAAATTGTTTCCTATTCATGTTGAAAAAGGATTACCTACCGCCATTTTAATTAATTGGTCAATTTTAAAAACTGAACCAGAGGTAATTGAACAATTTTATAATATGTATCCAGTACCATTAATTGTTATTAATAATAAGCCTGATGAAGAATCAAGCATTGCCATGCTTGAAGCCGGTGCCGATGATTTTATGACCAAACCCATTTATCCCCGTGAACTGCATGCGCGAATTGGTGCTATTTCTCGTCGAGTAATCAGGGCGCAACAAAAAGTCGATCATGGTAAAGAAGTATTAATGTTTGCTAACTGGCGACTTTATCCAGCTTCGCGACAAGTATTCGGGGAGAATAATGAAGAATTACAATTAAGCGCCGGTGAATACGATTTGCTTCTCACTTTTGTCCAACAACCACAACGAGTCCTGGATAGAGAGTTTTTATTACAAATTACCAAGAATACAGACTTGGTTCCTTTTGACCGAAGGATTGATGTGCAAATTAGTCGTTTACGTCAAAAAATCGAAATAGATAAAAAAAAACCGGCTTTAATTAAAACCATTCGCAATGGTGGTTATATGTTCACAGCTCGAGTTGTAACCCTTAAAGAAAGTGACGCTACATTATAA
- a CDS encoding RNA-binding protein, translating into MKILYVPFPRNQAGDLKSMVELWKKNDEQFSNVRTEIIYFSDDIDYDLFDEKIDIYICAHGSDDENLKVVFNHSNPLIAEHLDIKKVAERFERDILPISYWVSAIHLYCCGTDKKNKMMAELLGHSLLRSEKPIYHYSGSVSIVDEFGKQWSFANNAKTPIHSVAKKMFILNFFDEEQPHRAPVKKAYQSKTYKELLATKEESFFAKVKENRASVLLSKRLGKKTQNGEENPLLRKGK; encoded by the coding sequence ATGAAAATTTTGTATGTACCTTTCCCCAGGAACCAGGCTGGCGATTTAAAATCAATGGTTGAACTTTGGAAAAAAAACGATGAGCAATTTTCCAATGTTCGCACTGAAATAATTTATTTCAGTGATGATATTGATTATGATCTATTTGACGAAAAAATAGATATATATATTTGTGCGCATGGTTCAGATGATGAAAACTTAAAGGTTGTTTTTAATCATTCCAATCCATTAATCGCAGAACACCTTGATATAAAAAAAGTGGCTGAACGCTTTGAGAGAGATATTTTACCCATATCATATTGGGTATCGGCGATTCATCTTTATTGCTGCGGGACCGATAAAAAAAATAAAATGATGGCTGAATTATTGGGACATTCTTTGTTGAGGTCAGAAAAACCTATTTACCACTATAGTGGTTCAGTTTCTATTGTTGATGAATTTGGGAAACAATGGAGTTTTGCAAACAATGCTAAAACGCCTATACATTCGGTAGCTAAAAAAATGTTTATTCTAAATTTTTTTGATGAAGAGCAACCGCATAGAGCCCCTGTTAAAAAAGCATATCAAAGCAAAACTTATAAAGAGTTATTAGCCACGAAAGAAGAATCTTTTTTTGCGAAAGTGAAAGAAAATAGAGCTTCAGTTCTTTTATCCAAACGATTAGGCAAAAAAACACAAAATGGTGAAGAGAACCCTTTGTTGAGAAAGGGTAAATAA